From the genome of Halobacteriovorax marinus SJ:
AATACTAGCAAGAGTTTATTATTACTGAGAAGATCTATTATGAAAAGACCAAACCTCGTACATTTTTTGGCCATTAAAACTGATGATTATATTTCAGTGAAAGCGTCTTGCACGATGAAAGAATGGAAAGGGCCTACGGCAGTAGTTGACCTTGGAGCATTTACGCCAAAGTTCCCAATCCAAGACTTCCGTCTACTGCGCTCTTCGCAGTTTAGAATTAAGCTCATCGGACTTGATGAAAATCAAAAACAAGTTTTTAAAAAGACTTATGACTCTGATCATTTTGGAAATTTTAATTTTAAGATTCCATTAAATGAAGAAAGAAAGAAAATTGCTGTCTTCCAGGCCTATGAAATAAAGAAGAATAAAGGCCTACAGATTCACCTTGGCAGTTATCTACCAATTACGATTCAAGGTGAGAAGAAATTGATTATTTGCGACTTTGACAAAACTCTAGTCGATACAAAGTACTCAAGCACCAAAGAAGTTTATAATTCACTTACTAAACCTCTTTCTGCCTTTCCAACTGTGACCAATAGTCTCAATCTCTTTACTGACTATATTGGAAAAGGATTTCATCCCTTTATACTTTCGGCCTCTCCGCACTTCTATGAAGATTCCATGAGAGATTGGCTCTATCAGAATAAGGTATTTACTGCGGGAATTTTTCTAAAAGATTACCGAAGAATTTTTTCAATCCTAGAAGGTGAGCTTACGCCAAAAGATCTAAAAATTCAGGGCCTCTATAAGCTCAATCATCTCCTAGATATTCTCATGATGACAGGTATCCCCGACGAGCTCGTTCTTATGGGTGATAATTTTGAATCAGATCCAATTATCTATCTCACGCTATATAAAGTTCTCAACAAAGAAATTGAGCCTTGGAAAT
Proteins encoded in this window:
- a CDS encoding phosphatase domain-containing protein; this encodes MKRPNLVHFLAIKTDDYISVKASCTMKEWKGPTAVVDLGAFTPKFPIQDFRLLRSSQFRIKLIGLDENQKQVFKKTYDSDHFGNFNFKIPLNEERKKIAVFQAYEIKKNKGLQIHLGSYLPITIQGEKKLIICDFDKTLVDTKYSSTKEVYNSLTKPLSAFPTVTNSLNLFTDYIGKGFHPFILSASPHFYEDSMRDWLYQNKVFTAGIFLKDYRRIFSILEGELTPKDLKIQGLYKLNHLLDILMMTGIPDELVLMGDNFESDPIIYLTLYKVLNKEIEPWKLWSALKKDPAFQFNRKQNSQVLSKFYQLGSMISAKEKKCQVKIYIRKRANEKEISINPVLKLDNKVIELYEGNTALLMPAEAPAQ